The proteins below come from a single Methylothermaceae bacteria B42 genomic window:
- a CDS encoding metal-transporting ATPase produces the protein MLALDDGREIPLQEVPWHALPVEEVLQRLQVDPAQGLSEQEAAVRCQHFGPNRLLEKPPASVWQILLRQFKSLLILILIGAAGLAWAIGELTDALVILVVVFINALLGFYQEYRAEQSLAVLKKMLVPEAEVRRSGKERMIPATEIVPGDIVIFDAGDRVPADGRLIQAHNLQVDESSLTGESHPATKIVEPLPEELPLADRRNMLYMNTSITRGRAEMVVTAIGMETEIGQLAAMLAQAEEAQTPLQIQLDGLGKRLAALAGMVVVLMLSGGWLRGQPWTDLIFTAVALAVASIPEGLPAVVTVTLAMGLHRMARKRAIVKRLAAVETLGCTSVICSDKTGTLTLNQMTARALYALGRTWRVSGEGYDFKGKIHPESGENADLSEIILPFAVCNDAKLADGRVVGDPMEGALLVLAAKAGLALETVRQAWQRVAEIPFDTAHKFMATFHRRGERIVILVKGAPEVLIEHSTQVLGAKGIVPLTPERRQQWLEVNRTLASRGLRILASARREMTVADFDSNGELLSYIRDLTLLGLVGLMDPPRPEAKDAIDLCKRAGIGVKMITGDQPVTAAAIGQELGLTGELLVGTDLDHLSDAQLTEQIENTAIFARTTPQQKVRIVKALKAHQHIVAMTGDGVNDAPALKSADIGIAMGITGTDVAKEAATMILTDDNFATIVGAVKEGRTIYDNILKFVRFQLSTNIGAILSLLIAPFLGLPLPLNPIQILWINIIMDGPPAMALGIDPPRPSIMDEPPRSPKAQILNMPRLLRLLFFGLIMTAGTLGILWWGLENRNQATALTMAFTTFVWFQLFNVFNARMEHRSVFNRHSLRNRWLWLSLFGVVLLQWFALESGTGRDIFHTVHLSTKDWGLAVIVASSVLVAEELRKAFYFFFLIRHF, from the coding sequence CTGCTTGCTCTCGACGATGGCCGCGAAATCCCTCTCCAGGAAGTTCCCTGGCACGCCTTGCCCGTGGAAGAAGTCCTGCAGCGGTTGCAGGTGGACCCAGCCCAAGGGTTGAGCGAGCAAGAGGCAGCCGTGCGCTGCCAGCATTTTGGTCCCAACCGCTTGCTGGAAAAACCACCTGCCTCTGTTTGGCAAATCCTGCTCCGCCAATTTAAAAGTTTGTTGATCTTGATTCTCATCGGCGCCGCCGGCCTGGCATGGGCCATTGGTGAACTCACCGATGCTCTGGTTATTTTGGTTGTGGTTTTCATCAATGCTTTGTTGGGTTTTTATCAGGAATACCGGGCCGAGCAGTCCCTGGCCGTACTCAAAAAAATGTTGGTGCCAGAGGCGGAAGTGCGCCGCAGCGGCAAAGAACGCATGATACCCGCGACTGAAATCGTACCGGGCGATATTGTTATTTTTGATGCTGGTGACCGGGTGCCGGCTGATGGCAGGTTAATCCAGGCCCATAATCTACAAGTGGATGAATCTTCTCTCACGGGGGAGTCCCACCCCGCCACCAAAATAGTTGAGCCGCTGCCGGAGGAACTACCCCTGGCGGACCGCCGCAATATGCTCTATATGAATACCAGCATTACCCGCGGCCGGGCTGAAATGGTGGTGACCGCCATTGGCATGGAAACCGAGATTGGCCAGTTGGCGGCGATGTTGGCGCAGGCCGAAGAAGCACAAACCCCTTTGCAGATTCAGTTGGATGGATTGGGTAAGCGGTTGGCCGCCCTTGCGGGTATGGTCGTGGTGTTGATGCTGTCGGGAGGGTGGTTGCGCGGACAACCCTGGACTGATCTGATTTTTACTGCCGTGGCGCTGGCAGTGGCATCGATTCCCGAGGGTCTGCCAGCGGTGGTCACCGTTACCTTGGCCATGGGTCTGCACCGGATGGCACGCAAACGCGCAATTGTCAAACGGCTGGCAGCCGTGGAAACGTTGGGATGCACCTCGGTGATTTGTTCTGACAAGACCGGTACCTTGACCCTCAATCAAATGACCGCACGCGCCTTGTATGCATTAGGACGCACCTGGCGCGTCAGTGGGGAAGGTTACGATTTTAAAGGGAAAATCCACCCGGAAAGCGGCGAGAATGCCGATTTATCCGAGATCATCTTACCCTTTGCGGTTTGTAACGACGCTAAATTGGCCGACGGGCGTGTGGTCGGCGATCCCATGGAAGGGGCGTTGCTGGTGCTGGCGGCCAAAGCCGGTCTGGCGCTTGAAACCGTGCGCCAGGCGTGGCAGCGGGTGGCCGAGATCCCATTCGATACTGCACATAAATTCATGGCCACTTTCCACCGGCGGGGAGAGCGTATCGTTATTCTGGTCAAGGGCGCGCCGGAAGTATTGATTGAGCACAGCACTCAAGTCTTGGGCGCCAAAGGAATTGTGCCCTTGACGCCAGAACGCCGTCAACAATGGCTGGAGGTCAACCGCACGTTGGCATCCCGAGGCTTGCGTATTCTGGCCTCAGCCAGGCGCGAAATGACGGTCGCTGATTTCGATTCCAACGGGGAACTATTATCTTACATCCGCGACCTGACCCTATTGGGATTGGTTGGATTGATGGACCCTCCCCGGCCTGAAGCCAAAGATGCCATAGATTTGTGCAAACGGGCCGGTATTGGCGTCAAGATGATTACCGGCGACCAACCTGTCACCGCCGCCGCCATTGGCCAAGAATTGGGATTGACCGGAGAACTGCTGGTAGGTACCGATCTGGATCATCTCAGTGACGCCCAACTGACGGAACAGATTGAAAATACCGCCATATTCGCCCGCACCACGCCGCAGCAAAAAGTGCGCATCGTTAAAGCTTTAAAGGCTCACCAACACATCGTGGCTATGACCGGGGATGGCGTGAATGATGCCCCCGCCTTGAAAAGCGCCGATATTGGCATTGCTATGGGGATTACCGGTACTGATGTGGCCAAAGAAGCCGCCACCATGATTCTCACCGATGATAATTTCGCCACTATCGTCGGCGCAGTCAAAGAAGGGCGGACCATTTACGACAATATTCTCAAGTTCGTGCGTTTTCAATTGTCCACCAACATTGGCGCCATCCTCAGCCTGCTAATTGCTCCATTCCTTGGCTTGCCACTGCCCCTCAACCCGATCCAAATTCTTTGGATCAACATTATCATGGATGGGCCGCCGGCGATGGCGTTGGGCATCGATCCCCCGCGCCCCAGCATCATGGATGAACCTCCCCGCTCTCCCAAGGCCCAAATTCTCAATATGCCCCGGTTACTGCGGCTGCTTTTTTTTGGACTCATTATGACCGCAGGAACCTTGGGTATTCTTTGGTGGGGACTGGAAAACCGAAATCAAGCAACTGCTTTGACCATGGCCTTTACCACCTTCGTCTGGTTCCAGCTTTTCAATGTCTTCAATGCCCGGATGGAGCATAGGAGCGTGTTCAACCGCCATAGCCTTCGCAACCGCTGGTTGTGGCTGTCTTTGTTTGGTGTGGTGTTATTGCAGTGGTTTGCCCTGGAGTCAGGCACCGGCCGGGATATCTTCCATACTGTGCACTTGTCTACCAAGGATTGGGGGTTGGCGGTAATAGTAGCTTCCAGCGTGTTGGTGGCGGAGGAGTTGCGCAAGGCATTTTATTTCTTTTTCTTGATCCGCCATTTTTGA